A window of the Blastopirellula sediminis genome harbors these coding sequences:
- the rimO gene encoding 30S ribosomal protein S12 methylthiotransferase RimO: MTQLPILNQSASPATSCKSSGEAKGSYSFISLGCPKNTVDSERMLGLLQIDGYSLVPEPVGADFVVVNTCGFIEAARNESFAAIHEMLELKRQGKIRGVIVSGCLAERQKEQLLIDCPEIDQVVGVFGRDEITKVADRLVGNLDEQREIFRPAPVRALEDRHRLRITPKHFAYLKISEGCDRLCTFCAIPKMRGKHATKPMEEVIREAEELAADGVRELIVVAQDTTYYGMDLYGEPRLAQLLKQLNDVKGFDWIRLMYFYPMYIDEYLMKTIADADKIVPYVDMPLQHINDNMLRRMARRVTRSSTEESIGMMRDLVPDLAIRTTFITGFPGETDEQFDELAEFVAEQKFERVGVFTYSREEDTPAVKLPDAIPEEVAAERRDRLMEVQQDVVFDRNDSLVGTKMDVIIDQQVPGQATAWIGRTKHDAPDVDCVVFVSGEGLAAGQIVTTEIVATHEYDLIGAAVDTPR; encoded by the coding sequence ATGACGCAACTACCGATCCTCAATCAATCCGCTTCGCCTGCTACCTCGTGCAAATCGTCCGGCGAGGCGAAAGGCTCCTACTCGTTCATCAGCCTCGGCTGTCCGAAGAACACGGTCGACAGCGAGCGGATGCTGGGACTGTTGCAGATTGACGGCTACTCGCTGGTGCCGGAACCGGTCGGCGCCGACTTTGTGGTGGTCAACACGTGCGGGTTCATCGAAGCGGCCCGCAATGAATCGTTCGCGGCGATTCATGAAATGCTGGAGCTAAAGCGTCAGGGGAAGATCCGCGGCGTGATCGTCTCGGGCTGTCTTGCTGAGCGTCAAAAAGAACAACTGCTGATCGACTGCCCCGAAATCGACCAGGTGGTCGGCGTCTTTGGGCGGGACGAAATCACCAAGGTGGCCGATCGGTTGGTCGGGAACCTGGACGAGCAGCGCGAAATCTTCCGCCCTGCCCCGGTTCGCGCGCTGGAAGATCGTCACCGTCTCCGCATCACGCCGAAGCACTTCGCCTATCTGAAGATTTCGGAAGGTTGCGATCGACTTTGCACGTTCTGCGCAATTCCGAAGATGCGCGGCAAGCATGCGACCAAGCCGATGGAAGAAGTGATCCGCGAAGCGGAAGAGCTGGCGGCCGACGGCGTTCGTGAGCTGATCGTCGTCGCCCAGGACACCACCTACTACGGTATGGACCTGTATGGCGAACCCCGTCTGGCGCAGTTGCTGAAGCAACTGAACGACGTGAAGGGGTTCGATTGGATCCGCTTGATGTACTTCTATCCGATGTACATCGACGAGTACCTGATGAAGACGATCGCCGACGCCGACAAAATTGTCCCGTACGTCGACATGCCGCTGCAGCATATTAATGACAACATGCTCCGCCGGATGGCCCGCCGCGTGACCCGCAGTTCGACCGAAGAGTCGATCGGGATGATGCGCGATCTGGTGCCGGATCTGGCGATTCGGACCACCTTCATCACTGGATTCCCCGGCGAAACGGACGAACAATTTGATGAACTGGCCGAGTTCGTCGCCGAGCAGAAGTTTGAACGGGTCGGCGTCTTCACCTATTCGCGGGAAGAAGACACCCCGGCGGTCAAGCTGCCTGACGCGATTCCGGAAGAAGTCGCCGCCGAGCGTCGCGACCGCTTGATGGAAGTGCAGCAGGACGTGGTCTTCGACCGGAACGATTCGCTGGTCGGAACCAAGATGGATGTGATCATCGATCAGCAGGTTCCGGGACAAGCGACCGCGTGGATTGGGCGAACCAAGCATGACGCGCCGGACGTCGACTGCGTCGTCTTCGTCTCGGGCGAAGGACTGGCGGCCGGTCAGATCGTGACGACCGAAATCGTCGCGACGCACGAATACGACTTGATTGGCGCGGCGGTTGATACGCCTCGCTAA
- the acnA gene encoding aconitate hydratase AcnA, with protein sequence MGTVFDPFGARDTFSAPQGELGIYRIRRLQDQGLCDIDSLPYSIRILLEAVLRSCDGFVVSEDDVRRLAAWNPQNPDPSEVPFMPARVVLQDFTGVPAVVDLAAMRSAMKRLGGDPNKINPLIPVDLVIDHSVQVDAFGHADSLEKNVELEFQRNGERYEFLRWGQKALDNFRAVPPNVGIVHQVNLEFLAKGVFVRDDAKGPVAIPDSLVGTDSHTTMINGLGVVGWGVGGIEAEAVMLGQPIYMLTPEVVGFEITGQLAPGVTATDLVLTVTQILRKEGVVGKFVEFFGEGVSKMSLADRATIANMAPEYGATMGFFPVDAETLNYLRRTGRTEEEVALVETYTKELGIFRSDDAPTPKFTTLLKLDVSTVEPSMAGPKRPQDRVALANMKSEFQRSLKAPIDQRGFALADEELAKTGTVQENGSSETIGHGAVVIAAITSCTNTSNPSVMLAAGLLARNAVAKGLRVPSYVKTSLAPGSRVVTDYLNKAGLMDDLEALGFSLVGYGCTTCIGNSGPLPDPVAAAVTSGNLVASAVLSGNRNFEGRVNPLVKANYLASPPLVVAYAIAGSTDIDLVTEPIGKGSDGADVYLKDIWPTSEEVLATIDSAVTPDMFQTQYNSAFESNPTWNKIAVVEGELYDWNDDSTYIQEPPFMVDMGVEPDALQPIAGARVLALLGDSVTTDHISPAGAIAKDSPAGRYLIEKGVQPIDFNSYGSRRGNDRVMHRGTFANIRIRNRLAPGTEGGWTRYLPTGEVMAIYDAAEKYKADGTPLVVLAGKEYGTGSSRDWAAKGTFLLGVKSVITSSFERIHRSNLVGMGILPLEFPAGKSWETLGLTGEESFDIVVADDLLPGGQVPVKATRPDGSVLEFTAKCRIDTPVEMEYYRNGGILQTVLRKLLKG encoded by the coding sequence ATGGGTACGGTTTTCGATCCGTTTGGCGCTCGCGATACGTTTTCGGCTCCTCAGGGGGAATTGGGAATTTACCGGATTCGCCGCCTCCAGGATCAGGGACTTTGCGACATTGATTCGCTTCCTTATTCGATCCGTATCCTGCTGGAAGCGGTGCTGCGATCGTGCGACGGATTTGTGGTTTCGGAAGATGACGTTCGCCGTCTGGCGGCCTGGAATCCGCAGAACCCCGATCCGAGCGAAGTCCCCTTCATGCCGGCTCGCGTCGTTCTGCAAGACTTCACCGGCGTGCCGGCCGTGGTCGACCTGGCCGCGATGCGGAGCGCGATGAAGCGTCTCGGCGGCGATCCCAACAAAATTAACCCGCTCATTCCGGTCGACCTCGTGATCGACCACTCGGTGCAGGTCGACGCCTTCGGCCACGCCGACTCGCTCGAGAAGAACGTCGAGCTCGAATTCCAGCGTAACGGCGAACGTTACGAGTTCCTCCGCTGGGGCCAAAAGGCGCTCGACAACTTCCGCGCCGTTCCGCCGAACGTCGGGATCGTCCACCAGGTGAACCTCGAATTCCTGGCTAAGGGGGTCTTCGTTCGTGACGACGCCAAGGGCCCGGTCGCGATTCCCGACTCGCTGGTCGGCACCGACAGCCACACGACCATGATCAACGGCCTCGGCGTCGTCGGTTGGGGCGTCGGCGGTATCGAAGCCGAAGCGGTCATGCTCGGCCAGCCGATCTACATGCTCACCCCGGAAGTGGTCGGTTTTGAAATCACCGGTCAACTGGCGCCGGGCGTCACCGCGACCGACCTGGTGCTGACCGTCACCCAGATCCTGCGTAAGGAAGGGGTGGTCGGCAAGTTCGTCGAGTTCTTCGGCGAAGGGGTCAGCAAGATGAGCCTGGCCGATCGCGCCACGATCGCCAACATGGCGCCCGAATATGGCGCCACGATGGGCTTCTTCCCGGTCGACGCCGAGACCCTCAACTACCTGCGTCGTACGGGCCGCACCGAAGAAGAGGTCGCGCTGGTCGAAACCTACACGAAAGAGCTCGGCATCTTCCGCAGCGACGACGCGCCGACGCCGAAGTTCACCACGCTGCTCAAGCTCGACGTCAGCACGGTCGAACCGTCGATGGCCGGTCCGAAGCGTCCGCAAGACCGCGTCGCGCTCGCCAACATGAAGTCGGAATTCCAACGCTCGCTGAAGGCGCCGATCGATCAGCGCGGTTTCGCCCTGGCCGACGAAGAGCTGGCGAAGACCGGCACGGTCCAAGAAAACGGCTCGTCCGAAACGATCGGCCACGGCGCCGTCGTGATCGCCGCGATCACCAGCTGCACCAACACCAGCAACCCGTCGGTGATGCTCGCCGCCGGTTTGTTGGCTCGCAACGCCGTCGCCAAGGGACTGCGCGTTCCGTCGTACGTCAAAACGAGCCTGGCGCCTGGTTCGCGCGTGGTGACCGATTACCTGAACAAGGCCGGTCTGATGGACGACCTCGAAGCCCTCGGCTTCAGCCTGGTCGGTTACGGCTGCACGACCTGCATCGGCAACAGCGGTCCGCTGCCGGATCCGGTCGCGGCGGCGGTTACCAGCGGCAACCTGGTCGCTTCGGCGGTCCTCAGCGGCAACCGTAACTTTGAAGGTCGCGTCAATCCGCTGGTGAAGGCGAACTATCTGGCCAGCCCGCCGCTGGTCGTCGCCTACGCGATCGCCGGTAGCACCGACATCGACCTGGTGACCGAGCCGATCGGCAAGGGAAGCGACGGCGCCGACGTCTATCTGAAAGACATCTGGCCGACGAGCGAAGAAGTGTTGGCGACGATCGATTCGGCCGTCACGCCCGACATGTTCCAGACGCAGTACAACTCCGCCTTCGAATCGAACCCGACTTGGAACAAGATCGCGGTCGTCGAAGGAGAGCTGTACGACTGGAACGACGACAGCACCTACATCCAAGAGCCGCCGTTCATGGTCGACATGGGCGTCGAGCCGGACGCGCTGCAGCCGATCGCCGGCGCTCGCGTGTTGGCCCTTTTGGGCGACTCCGTCACGACCGACCACATCTCGCCGGCTGGCGCCATCGCCAAAGACAGCCCGGCTGGCCGTTACCTGATCGAAAAAGGGGTGCAGCCGATCGACTTCAACAGCTACGGTTCGCGTCGCGGTAACGACCGTGTGATGCATCGCGGCACCTTCGCCAACATTCGCATCCGCAATCGTCTGGCCCCCGGCACCGAAGGTGGTTGGACTCGTTACCTGCCGACCGGCGAAGTGATGGCGATCTACGACGCCGCCGAGAAGTACAAAGCGGACGGCACGCCGCTGGTTGTGTTGGCCGGCAAAGAATACGGTACCGGCAGCAGCCGCGACTGGGCCGCCAAGGGAACCTTCCTGTTGGGCGTCAAGTCGGTGATCACGTCGAGCTTTGAACGGATCCACCGCAGCAACCTGGTCGGCATGGGGATCCTGCCGCTTGAGTTCCCCGCCGGCAAGTCGTGGGAAACCTTGGGCCTGACCGGCGAAGAGTCGTTCGACATCGTCGTCGCCGACGATCTGCTCCCCGGCGGCCAAGTCCCGGTCAAAGCGACTCGCCCCGACGGCAGCGTCCTGGAGTTCACGGCCAAGTGCCGCATCGACACCCCGGTCGAAATGGAATACTACCGCAACGGCGGTATCCTGCAGACCGTGCTGCGAAAGCTGCTGAAGGGCTAA
- a CDS encoding CAP domain-containing protein, with product MTELKKALSLTLLLTLAATLVADDASVKPEAKEEKADAEVKDEFLHNHPTLVKMWNHSNVVRGQYGLASQKLNPELTKAAQDHAWYMAKTGQFSHSVNGGFVARARRHHYKGSPSGEIILWNAKSIDSCFQGWLNSPGHRAILLGGAREVGYGYAVARDGSTYWVGVYGN from the coding sequence ATGACGGAACTGAAGAAAGCTCTCTCCCTGACCCTGCTCTTGACCCTCGCTGCGACCCTGGTTGCCGATGACGCTAGCGTCAAACCGGAAGCCAAAGAAGAAAAGGCCGACGCCGAGGTGAAGGACGAGTTCCTCCACAATCACCCGACTCTGGTGAAGATGTGGAATCACTCGAACGTCGTTCGCGGCCAGTATGGCCTGGCGTCGCAAAAACTGAACCCGGAACTGACCAAAGCCGCTCAGGATCATGCCTGGTACATGGCGAAGACAGGTCAGTTCAGCCACTCGGTGAACGGCGGATTCGTCGCTCGCGCTCGTCGCCACCACTACAAAGGTAGCCCCTCTGGCGAGATCATCCTCTGGAATGCGAAGTCGATCGACTCGTGCTTCCAAGGTTGGCTCAACAGCCCCGGCCATCGCGCCATTCTGCTCGGCGGCGCTCGTGAAGTCGGTTACGGCTACGCGGTCGCTCGCGATGGTTCGACCTATTGGGTCGGCGTCTACGGCAACTAG
- a CDS encoding AI-2E family transporter, which produces MNSEPATLPKLNEERSNLQTGALLILAAVAVSFAVAYARSILIPFTLAVFLNYLVAPIVDFSMVRLRFSKFAAVTVALLVVGLALVVMSFLVMLVIQSISDPQMLRQLEFDLTRKLDAIVVQGYAIADSWFGVEFDRPDSELIIAAIKTNLISQMPSYAQQLGALLMSLVSSTVLTTIFVGFMLAGRDPYKVSKGMYAEIDLKIRRYIATKFMISAVTGILVWITLAMMGMRLASLFGLMAFMLNFIPSVGSIIATLLPIPLAIVDFESVWMIILVIAIPGAIQMTLGNVIEPMIMGEGLQLHPVMILLSLTFWGMLWGPIGMVLAVPITATMRIVMLRFETTRVIGDLMAGIFPEHL; this is translated from the coding sequence ATGAATTCGGAACCAGCGACCCTCCCCAAGCTGAATGAAGAGCGCTCGAACCTCCAGACCGGCGCCCTTTTGATCCTCGCGGCGGTCGCCGTCTCGTTCGCCGTCGCCTATGCCCGCAGCATTTTGATTCCCTTTACGCTGGCCGTTTTCTTGAACTACCTGGTCGCGCCGATCGTCGATTTCTCGATGGTTCGGCTTCGATTTTCCAAGTTCGCCGCGGTCACCGTGGCGCTCTTGGTGGTGGGGCTGGCGCTTGTCGTCATGAGTTTCTTGGTGATGCTGGTGATCCAGAGCATTTCCGATCCACAGATGCTCCGGCAGCTCGAATTTGACCTGACGCGGAAGCTCGATGCGATCGTCGTCCAGGGGTATGCGATCGCCGACAGCTGGTTTGGGGTCGAATTTGACCGCCCTGACTCCGAATTGATCATCGCCGCGATCAAAACGAACCTGATTTCGCAGATGCCGTCATACGCCCAGCAATTGGGGGCGCTGTTGATGAGCCTGGTCTCGAGCACGGTCCTGACGACGATTTTCGTCGGGTTCATGCTGGCCGGTCGCGATCCCTACAAGGTCTCGAAAGGGATGTACGCCGAGATCGACTTGAAAATCCGCCGCTATATCGCCACCAAGTTTATGATCTCGGCCGTAACCGGCATCCTGGTCTGGATCACGCTGGCGATGATGGGGATGCGGCTCGCTTCGCTCTTCGGCCTGATGGCCTTCATGCTCAACTTCATCCCCTCGGTCGGCTCAATCATCGCGACGCTCCTGCCGATCCCGCTGGCGATCGTCGACTTCGAAAGCGTCTGGATGATCATCCTGGTGATCGCCATCCCGGGGGCGATTCAAATGACCCTCGGCAACGTGATCGAACCGATGATCATGGGAGAAGGGCTGCAGCTCCACCCAGTCATGATTCTATTAAGTCTGACTTTCTGGGGGATGCTCTGGGGACCGATCGGAATGGTGCTGGCCGTGCCGATCACCGCCACGATGAGAATCGTGATGCTCCGCTTCGAAACAACCCGCGTCATCGGCGACCTGATGGCGGGGATCTTCCCCGAGCATCTGTAA
- a CDS encoding CPBP family intramembrane glutamic endopeptidase has product MGQIIFGLGALALMLVLLTVCVTGWTWAFFRLSSGQPILKQESGETISWGLVDLFATVVIVGILLMTFQGFALAATGAKFPIDTDLLTANQQAAMIMAFAGAELLTVLAVSGLIFLRGYGLQFFGERGERFIGDLALGFGAFGMLVVPTLILQAILAYLRPYEHPLIDMLIKDKSVPMAFASVTAAVIAAPLFEEFAFRGLFQGWLQDVVDGRLKIANVFLGRFRFLNAATDSAEEFAAPLQETDEAIVAAVPVSSMGNPYSSPPSFEMTSEVATTEENIERTMLQMFGPILMSASLFALMHLGQGLAPIPLFFLALGLGYLYQRTRRLTPCVVVHFLLNGQSMALLLIQVFVIGDDAGVLVAK; this is encoded by the coding sequence ATGGGACAGATAATTTTCGGGTTGGGGGCGCTCGCCCTGATGCTAGTGCTCCTGACGGTCTGCGTCACCGGCTGGACCTGGGCGTTCTTTCGTCTGTCGAGCGGTCAGCCGATCCTGAAGCAAGAGTCGGGAGAGACGATCAGCTGGGGCTTGGTCGATCTGTTTGCGACGGTGGTGATCGTCGGCATTCTGCTGATGACGTTTCAGGGATTCGCCTTGGCCGCGACCGGCGCCAAGTTTCCGATCGATACCGATCTGCTGACGGCCAACCAACAAGCGGCGATGATCATGGCGTTCGCCGGCGCTGAGCTATTGACCGTGTTGGCGGTCTCGGGACTGATCTTCTTGCGCGGCTATGGGCTGCAGTTCTTTGGCGAACGGGGCGAACGCTTTATCGGCGACTTGGCGCTCGGCTTCGGCGCGTTTGGGATGCTGGTCGTGCCGACGTTGATCCTGCAGGCGATACTCGCCTATTTGCGACCTTACGAACATCCGCTCATCGACATGCTGATTAAAGATAAGAGCGTCCCGATGGCCTTCGCGTCGGTGACCGCCGCGGTGATCGCCGCGCCGCTGTTTGAAGAGTTTGCGTTTCGCGGGCTCTTCCAGGGTTGGCTGCAAGATGTGGTCGACGGGCGTTTGAAGATCGCCAACGTCTTCCTGGGACGTTTTCGCTTTTTGAACGCTGCGACCGATTCGGCGGAAGAATTCGCTGCGCCGCTGCAGGAGACGGACGAAGCGATCGTCGCAGCCGTGCCCGTTTCGTCGATGGGGAATCCCTACTCGTCGCCGCCGTCGTTTGAGATGACGAGCGAAGTCGCAACGACGGAAGAGAACATCGAGCGAACCATGCTGCAGATGTTCGGGCCGATCCTGATGAGCGCATCCCTGTTTGCGCTGATGCACCTGGGACAAGGGCTCGCGCCGATTCCCCTCTTCTTTCTCGCGCTCGGTCTAGGGTATCTCTATCAACGGACGCGGAGGCTCACTCCGTGCGTTGTCGTTCACTTTCTGTTGAACGGTCAGTCGATGGCGCTGCTCTTGATTCAGGTCTTCGTCATCGGGGATGACGCAGGGGTCCTGGTCGCCAAGTAA
- a CDS encoding PTS sugar transporter subunit IIA: MANQDFDIDQLAAYLHLTPQQVEKLANRGTVPGRKVGGLWRFSKGDIHHWLEDRIGLSDEAELLQVENVLDRSGPDNDEAVSIAGMLRPETIKTPLLGKSPRKIIVELCDLAAEAGLLWDPAKMADAVLARENMHTTALDNGVALLHPRRPLPDIISEGFLCLGRTYQGVPFGGSRGILTDVFFLIASVDDRSHLRTLARLSRIISDSAFYTKLRDAADPIATIEMIAEFEEDL, translated from the coding sequence ATGGCCAATCAGGATTTCGACATCGATCAACTTGCCGCGTACCTTCACCTGACGCCGCAGCAAGTGGAAAAACTCGCCAACCGCGGGACCGTTCCCGGCCGGAAGGTTGGCGGTTTGTGGCGTTTTAGCAAAGGGGACATCCACCACTGGCTGGAAGACCGGATTGGGCTCTCGGACGAAGCGGAGCTGCTGCAGGTCGAAAACGTCCTCGATCGGAGCGGCCCGGATAACGACGAAGCGGTCTCGATCGCCGGAATGTTGCGTCCCGAAACGATCAAAACGCCGCTCTTGGGGAAGTCGCCGCGAAAAATTATTGTCGAACTTTGCGACCTGGCGGCGGAAGCAGGCCTGTTGTGGGATCCGGCGAAAATGGCCGACGCGGTTCTCGCTCGCGAAAATATGCATACGACGGCGCTCGATAACGGCGTCGCGCTGCTTCACCCGCGACGTCCCTTGCCGGACATTATCAGCGAAGGTTTCCTTTGCTTGGGACGGACCTATCAAGGCGTTCCGTTTGGTGGAAGCCGCGGCATTTTGACTGACGTCTTCTTTTTGATCGCGTCGGTGGATGATCGGAGCCATTTGCGGACGCTCGCTCGCTTGAGCCGCATCATCAGCGATTCCGCCTTCTACACGAAGCTGCGCGACGCGGCCGATCCGATCGCGACGATCGAGATGATCGCCGAGTTCGAAGAAGATCTGTAA
- the pgsA gene encoding CDP-diacylglycerol--glycerol-3-phosphate 3-phosphatidyltransferase, whose protein sequence is MTTADAKPTASTKIVNVPNVITMIRFVLSIAVFVLLSLEQFIAANVVFILAASTDWMDGYWARKYNEVTQVGRVFDPFVDKIIICGTFIYLATLSGSEIAAWMAVVVVGREMLVTVLRSFIEGHGGDFSANMPGKIKMVLQCVAAVASMTLLAYLQVAADGPYAAALQWTTIISAWAAVASTVHSGVIYIFAAARMIRDQAIST, encoded by the coding sequence ATGACTACTGCAGACGCCAAACCGACGGCCTCGACGAAAATCGTCAACGTGCCGAACGTGATCACCATGATCCGGTTCGTTTTGTCGATCGCCGTTTTCGTGTTGTTGTCGCTAGAGCAGTTCATCGCGGCGAACGTCGTCTTTATTCTGGCCGCATCGACCGACTGGATGGACGGCTACTGGGCTCGCAAATACAACGAGGTGACCCAGGTCGGCCGCGTCTTTGATCCGTTCGTCGACAAGATCATCATCTGCGGCACGTTCATCTACCTGGCCACTTTGTCTGGATCAGAGATCGCCGCTTGGATGGCTGTCGTGGTGGTCGGACGCGAGATGCTGGTCACCGTCCTCCGCAGCTTTATCGAAGGACATGGGGGCGATTTCTCGGCCAACATGCCCGGCAAGATCAAGATGGTGCTGCAATGCGTCGCCGCGGTCGCATCGATGACCCTTTTGGCGTATCTTCAAGTTGCGGCGGATGGGCCTTACGCCGCCGCGCTGCAATGGACGACGATTATTTCCGCTTGGGCGGCGGTCGCGTCGACGGTCCATTCTGGGGTTATTTACATCTTCGCTGCAGCGCGGATGATTCGCGATCAGGCGATTAGCACGTGA
- a CDS encoding DUF971 domain-containing protein produces the protein MTPADIQADRPNHTLKIKWSDGMDSSVDFWSLRCSCRCARCISEHTGERLLNPDDVPRDVSIESMELVGGYALRIRWTDGHDTGLFTWEHLREATLAS, from the coding sequence ATGACGCCAGCTGATATCCAAGCCGACCGACCTAATCACACTTTGAAGATCAAGTGGTCGGACGGTATGGATAGCTCGGTCGACTTCTGGTCGCTGCGATGCAGCTGCCGCTGCGCTCGCTGCATCAGCGAGCATACCGGCGAGCGTCTCTTGAACCCCGACGACGTCCCCCGCGACGTCAGCATCGAGTCGATGGAACTGGTCGGCGGTTACGCCCTGCGAATCCGCTGGACCGACGGCCACGACACCGGTCTCTTCACCTGGGAACATCTCCGCGAAGCGACGCTCGCCAGCTAG
- a CDS encoding Lnb N-terminal periplasmic domain-containing protein, translated as MLQRPWIGCYNPRRIKHLSPQAFAVTPIYRGSPLSIFSSKMLCILVVGAVALLFSGCASLTPNNGRNWAPDQTRLPTYDNVAGQITIHNVRNCRYTSSDNYVVQYYDKQFNLSDIQTVDFLVAPFNDTPSVAHTMLSFGLADGDQIVSSVEIRKEADEEYSAWKGFFNQYELMYVIGDERDIINLSSNQYKSDVYLYRTMATPQQSQELLLDVLERANKLAVKPEFYNTVTNNCTTNIVRHVNDLAPDKVRYNYKVLFTGYSDEYAYELGLLDQSVPFEELKKRSLINELAAKYEYDPDFSAKIRRR; from the coding sequence ATGTTGCAGCGGCCGTGGATCGGTTGCTATAACCCGCGGCGAATTAAGCACTTGAGCCCGCAAGCCTTTGCCGTGACGCCGATTTACCGCGGAAGTCCGCTCTCTATTTTTTCATCCAAAATGCTCTGCATTTTGGTGGTGGGAGCCGTTGCGCTCCTCTTTTCGGGCTGCGCTTCGCTCACTCCCAACAACGGTCGCAACTGGGCGCCGGATCAGACGCGGTTGCCGACGTACGACAACGTGGCCGGCCAAATCACCATCCACAACGTGCGAAATTGTCGTTACACGTCGTCCGACAACTACGTCGTTCAGTATTACGACAAGCAATTCAATCTGAGCGACATCCAGACGGTCGACTTTCTCGTAGCGCCGTTCAACGACACGCCGTCAGTCGCACACACGATGCTCAGCTTTGGCTTGGCCGACGGCGACCAAATTGTCTCGTCCGTCGAGATTCGAAAAGAAGCGGATGAAGAATACTCGGCCTGGAAAGGATTCTTCAACCAGTACGAGCTGATGTACGTCATCGGCGACGAACGCGATATCATTAATCTCAGTTCCAACCAATACAAAAGCGACGTCTATCTCTATCGGACGATGGCGACGCCTCAGCAGTCGCAAGAGTTGTTGCTCGACGTATTGGAACGAGCCAACAAATTGGCGGTGAAACCCGAGTTTTACAACACGGTCACCAACAACTGCACCACCAATATCGTGCGGCACGTCAACGACCTGGCGCCCGACAAAGTTCGCTACAACTACAAGGTCCTCTTCACCGGCTATAGCGATGAGTACGCCTACGAACTAGGCTTGCTAGATCAGAGCGTGCCATTTGAAGAGCTGAAGAAGCGCTCGCTCATCAACGAGCTGGCGGCCAAATACGAGTACGATCCTGACTTCTCCGCCAAGATCCGAAGGCGATAA